A genomic segment from Lemur catta isolate mLemCat1 chromosome 9, mLemCat1.pri, whole genome shotgun sequence encodes:
- the MAFA gene encoding transcription factor MafA yields MAAELAMGAELPSSPLAIEYVNDFDLMKFEVKKEPPEAERFCHRLPPGSLSSTPLSTPCSSVPSSPSFCAPSPGTGGSGGAAQTGGTPGPPSGGPGAVGATSGKPALEDLYWMSGYQHHLNPEALNLTPEDAVEALIGSGHHAGHHGAHHPAAAAAYEAFRGQGFAGGGGADDMGAGHHHGAHHTAHHHHAAHHHHHHHHHGGAGHGGGGVGHHVRLEERFSDDQLVSMSVRELNRQLRGFSKEEVIRLKQKRRTLKNRGYAQSCRFKRVQQRHILESEKCQLQSQVEQLKLEVGRLAKERDLYKEKYEKLAGRGGPGAAGGAGFPREPSPPQAGPGGAKGAPDFFL; encoded by the coding sequence ATGGCCGCGGAGCTGGCGATGGGCGCCGAGCTGCCCAGCAGCCCGCTGGCCATCGAGTACGTCAACGACTTCGACCTGATGAAGTTCGAGGTGAAGAAGGAGCCGCCCGAGGCCGAGCGCTTCTGCCACCGCTTGCCGCCCGGCTCGCTATCCTCGACGCCGCTCAGCACGCCGTGCTCCTCCGTGCCCTCCTCGCCCAGCTTCTGCGCGCCCAGCCCGGGCaccggcggcagcggcggcgcgGCTCAGACCGGGGGCACCCCCGGGCCGCCGAGCGGGGGCCCCGGCGCCGTCGGGGCCACCTCGGGGAAGCCGGCACTGGAGGATCTATACTGGATGAGCGGCTACCAGCACCACCTCAACCCCGAGGCGCTCAACCTGACGCCTGAGGACGCCGTGGAGGCGCTCATTGGCAGCGGCCACCACGCCGGGCACCACGGTGCGCACCACCCAGCGGCTGCCGCGGCCTACGAAGCCTTCCGGGGCCAAGGCTttgcgggcggcggcggcgcggacGACATGGGCGCCGGCCACCACCACGGCGCCCACCACACTGCCCATCACCACCACGCcgcccaccaccatcaccaccaccaccaccacggcGGCGCGGGCcacggcggcggcggcgtggGCCACCACGTGCGCCTGGAGGAGCGCTTCTCCGACGACCAGCTGGTGTCCATGTCGGTGCGGGAGCTGAACCGGCAGCTCCGCGGCTTCAGCAAGGAGGAGGTCATCCGACTGAAGCAGAAGCGGCGCACGCTCAAGAACCGCGGCTACGCGCAGTCCTGCCGCTTCAAGCGGGTGCAGCAGCGGCACATTCTGGAGAGCGAGAAGTGCCAACTCCAGAGCCAGGTGGAGCAGCTGAAGCTGGAGGTGGGGCGCCTAGCCAAGGAGCGGGACCTGTACAAGGAGAAATACGAGAAGCTGGCGGGCCGGGGCGGTCCCGGGGCCGCGGGCGGGGCCGGCTTCCCGCGGGAGCCTTCGCCGCCGCAGGCCGGCCCTGGCGGGGCCAAGGGCGCGCCCGACTTCTTCCTGTGA